The following coding sequences lie in one Gouania willdenowi chromosome 5, fGouWil2.1, whole genome shotgun sequence genomic window:
- the kbtbd12 gene encoding kelch repeat and BTB domain-containing protein 12: protein MDLTAKHGLVLLNQLQKMRDIEHLTDVVLVAEGISFPCHRVVLSAFSPYFRVMFTCGLRECHNREIFLRDTPADSLALLLNYMYCSDLPLTNTNVQGISIAAFMLQMDDVFHLCQQHMTENMDASNCLGVYYFARDLGAEELADHAHRFLRQHFVQVCRGEEILELEAHQLGKLLSSDDLNVSREETILDVVLAWVKNSTLVEAEVRIRHLPELLRKVRLPLINPEYLKEAMKRNTALLADAESLDMLKEALEVISMHPSAAPRKLKLRYGMETTDLLLCVGNDDGGIRSKYGNYSERSFCYAPLTGHTHFITSPRYGEALGYVCAGVVTEKNDIVVAGEASARRMARQKHMNTELFRYKVDAQGSWEHLTSAEYRDSYALGSLGDTLYLMGGQMKLKNQFLITNCVERWSLQGGPWRSAAPLPLPLAYHSVVKMNDRLYVIGGKTPQSYRTDDEPDRLSNRLLEYDPNTNKWTELGPMKYSRYRFSAVALNEEIYVMGGIGCEGIDRGQSRHCLNAVEIYNSDKDYWREGPPLPSPQLSLRTNASNAGVVGGKIYVCGYYKAADRHEDITKDILELDPSANRWTVVARRVLMHDNYDVCLVANLNPRGLQSPPADLVKL from the exons ATGGATCTCACAGCCAAACATGGACTTGTGCTGCTCAACCAGCTTCAGAAGATGAGAGATATTGAGCATCTGACAGATGTGGTGCTGGTTGCTGAAGGTATTAGTTTTCCCTGCCACAGGGTTGTTCTCTCAGCATTCAGTCCATATTTCCGTGTCATGTTCACCTGTGGTTTGCGAGAGTGCCACAACAGGGAAATATTCCTGCGTGACACCCCTGCAGACAGCCTGGCCCTCCTCCTAAACTACATGTATTGCTCAGATCTTCCACTCACCAATACCAATGTACAAGGCATCTCTATCGCAGCATTTATGCTGCAGATGGATGATGTCTTCCACCTCTGCCAGCAGCATATGACTGAAAACATGGATGCCTCCAATTGCCTTGGAGTGTACTACTTTGCTCGTGATCTTGGTGCAGAGGAGCTTGCTGATCATGCCCATCGCTTCCTGAGGCAACACTTTGTCCAAGTCTGCCGCGGTGAGGAGATCCTGGAGCTGGAAGCCCATCAGCTTGGAAAGCTTCTGTCTTCTGATGATCTTAATGTCTCGAGAGAAGAAACTATCTTGGATGTGGTTCTTGcttgggtgaaaaatagcacacTGGTAGAGGCTGAAGTACGTATTCGACATCTTCCAGAACTTCTGAGAAAGGTTCGACTGCCGTTGATAAATCCTGAATATTTGAAGGAGGCAATGAAGAGAAATACAGCTCTATTGGCCGATGCTGAAAGTCTGGATATGCTGAAAGAAGCATTGGAGGTCATATCCATGCATCCCTCAGCTGCTCCACGCAAACTGAAGCTGCGTTATGGCATGGAGACCACAGATCTTTTGCTCTGTGTTGGTAATGACGATGGTGGAATTAGATCAAAGTACGGAAACTATTCTGAGCGCAGCTTTTGCTATGCGCCATTAACAGGCCACACCCACTTTATCACTTCACCACGTTACGGCGAGGCTCTGGGATATGTGTGTGCTGGTgtcgttactgaaaaaaatgacattgttGTAGCAGGGGAGGCTAGTGCTCGTAGGATGGCACGCCAGAAACACATGAACACTGAGCTCTTCAG GTACAAAGTAGATGCCCAGGGAAGCTGGGAGCACCTGACATCAGCAGAGTATCGTGACTCATATGCTTTGGGATCATTAGGTGATACTCTGTACCTAATGGGAGGACAAATGAAGCTGAAGAACCAGTTTCTCATCACAAACTGTGTGGAGCGATGGTCTCTGCAGGGTGGACCGTGGAGAAGCGCGGCACCCTTGCCTCTGCCTTTGGCCTACCACAGTGTGGTCAAGATGAATGACCGCCTTTATGTAATAGGTGGCAAAACTCCACag TCGTATCGAACAGATGATGAGCCAGACCGCCTGAGTAACCGCCTTCTGGAGTACGacccaaacacaaacaaatggaCCGAATTGGGTCCAATGAAATACTCACGCTATCGATTCAGTGCTGTGGCACTTAATGAAGAAATTTATGTTATGG GTGGTATTGGATGTGAGGGGATAGATCGAGGACAATCTCGTCACTGTCTCAATGCTGTTGAGATATACAACTCAGACAAGGATTACTGGAGGGAAGGCCCTCCACTTCCTTCGCCACAGCTTTCACTGCGCACTAATGCCTCCAATGCTGGAGTGGTGGGAGGCAAGATATATGTGTGTGGGTACTACAAAGCGGCAG ACCGTCATGAGGACATAACAAAGGATATTTTGGAGCTGGATCCATCGGCGAACCGGTGGACAGTGGTGGCTCGACGCGTTTTGATGCATGATAACTATGACGTCTGCTTGGTAGCAAATCTGAACCCAAGAGGACTCCAATCTCCACCTGCAGACTTAGTGAAACTGTGA
- the slc26a6l1 gene encoding solute carrier family 26 member 6, like 1 — MDSTRRFGKYRIEREVLDEERLEELTQRKTYSEIHPPLTKQLKESLRCTLPMLKKSLMSTFPVLYWLPKYSVWDYGMPDIVSGISVGIMHLPQGMAYALLASLPPVFGLYTSLYPPLIYFFFGTSRHISIGTFTVLSIMVGSVTERLAPDGDFLQSNGTNMTGDVDIAARDTYRVQVAAATTVLGGLIQVLLGVVKFGFVGTYLSEPLVRAYTTAASVHAVGAQLKYIFGVSPKRFSGPLSLIYTMWDVFILLPKTHLPTLVVSAVTIALLIVAKELNVFLRRKLPVPVPVELITIVVATLVSSYGHLNHNYSVSVVGEIPSGLSSPSVPDVSLFGKVIGDAFALAIVGYAISISLGKTFALKHGYKVDSNQELVALGLSNAVGGFFQCFSVCPSMSRSLIQESTGGKTQMAGVASAVIVLVTVLKLGTLFQELPKAVLASIVFVNLKGMFKQYADIVTLWRSSKIDLVVWLVTWISTLLLNLDLGLAASITFALFTVIFRTQLPTYSVLGNIPGTELYVDMETHKEAREIPGVTIFHSSATVYFANAELYLEALKEKSGLDISKMIIYKRRQEAKQKRRERRAERREKRQAKRERQAQMKANKLTGASESSVEDQVGCWSEGHTEGTITEEEECPQRENGTVFVIPTSSQSLEAQPRWEYLKGGDPDCASLGWLSELQDGDTTTLGSSCDDSLSRDLERVSIGSLGKWTWEIHSIILDLSTANFIDIVAMKTLKNLFMDFSEIDVDIYIAGCQTSVVEQLKLGGFFSEVITKRHLFASVHDAVLYCMNHRGATLSPRYEPSMELISGTKL; from the exons ATGGACTCAACACGCAGATTTGGAAAATACAGAATAGAAAGGGAAGTGCTTGATGAAGAAAGACTGGAAGAGTTAACACAGAGAAAAACCTATTCAGAAATCCATCCTCCTCTCACCAAGCAACTGAAAGAATCCTTAAG ATGTACACTACCTATGTTGAAGAAAAGTTTGATGAGCACCTTTCCTGTACTGTACTGGTTGCCCAAGTACTCAGTTTGGGATTATGGGATGCCAGACATTGTATCTGGTATTAGTGTGGGCATCATGCACCTGCCACAAG GTATGGCTTATGCATTGTTGGCTTCTTTACCTCCTGTCTTTGGGCTCTACACATCTCTCTATCCACCAttaatatatttcttttttggaaCATCACGTCATATTTCCATTG GCACCTTTACTGTGCTCAGTATCATGGTGGGCAGTGTGACAGAGAGACTTGCACCAGATGGGGATTTTCTCCAATCCAATGGTACTAACATGACTGGAGACGTGGACATAGCTGCCCGGGACACATACAGAGTGCAGGTTGCAGCTGCCACAACAGTCCTTGGAGGTCTCATTCAG GTGCTGTTGGGTGTGGTGAAGTTTGGTTTTGTAGGAACATACTTGTCTGAACCTCTGGTTCGGGCTTACACCACAGCTGCTTCAGTCCATGCGGTGGGAGCACAACTAAAGTACATCTTTGGGGTCTCACCTAAACGTTTCAGTGGCCCACTGTCGTTGATCTAT aCCATGTGGgatgttttcattttgctgcCCAAAACTCATCTCCCCACACTGGTGGTCAGTGCTGTGACAATAGCACTCCTGATCGTTGCCAAGGAGCTCAATGTGTTCCTCCGACGGAAGCTTCCAGTACCTGTCCCTGTAGAGCTGATCACA ATTGTGGTAGCGACATTGGTGTCATCGTATGGCCACCTAAACCACAACTACAGTGTGTCAGTAGTTGGAGAAATCCCGAGTGG TTTAAGTTCTCCCAGTGTGCCTGATGTGAGTCTGTTTGGAAAAGTCATTGGCGATGCTTTTGCATTGGCAATAGTTGGATACGCCATATCTATTTCACTTGGAAAGACATTTGCATTGAAACATGGATACAAGGTGGACAGCAACCAG GAGCTTGTGGCATTGGGGCTCAGTAATGCAGTGGGAGGCTTCTTTCAGTGCTTCTCTGTCTGCCCCTCCATGTCTCGAAGTCTCATCCAAGAGTCTACTGGTGGAAAAACACAA ATGGCTGGAGTGGCCTCAGCTGTAATCGTGCTGGTGACTGTGCTAAAGCTTGGAACTCTCTTTCAGGAACTGCCTAAG GCTGTCCTTGCATCGATTGTCTTTGTAAATCTGAAGGGCATGTTCAAGCAGTATGCTGACATTGTTACACTGTGGAGGAGCAGCAAGATTGATTTG GTGGTGTGGTTGGTCACTTGGATATCAACACTGCTGCTCAATCTAGATCTGGGTTTGGCAGCATCCATCACCTTTGCTCTGTTCACGGTTATCTTCAGGACTCAGCT GCCAACATACTCCGTTCTGGGAAACATTCCAGGCACAGAACTTTATGTGGATATGGAAACTCACAAAGAG GCCAGAGAGATTCCAGGTGTCACTATATTCCACTCTTCTGCTACAGTGTACTTTGCCAACGCAGAACTCTACCTCGAAGCCCTGAAAGAAAAA AGTGGGCTTGACATTAgtaaaatgattatttataaGAGGAGGCAGGAGGCCAAACAGAAGCGCAGAGAGAGGAGGGCTGAGAGACGTGAAAAGAGGCAGGCCAAAAGAGAG AGACAAGCTCAGATGAAGGCCAATAAGCTAACTGGTGCAAGTGAGTCATCTGTAGAGGACCAAGTCGGCTGCTGGAGCGAGGGCCACACTGAGGGGACCATTACAGAAGAGGAGGAATGTCCTCAGCGTGAGAATGGCACAGTCTTTGTCATACCCACCTCTTCTCAATCATTAGAAGCTCAGCCCAGATGGGAATACTTAAAAGGAGGAGATCCAGATTGCGCCAGTTTAGGGTGGCTTTCTGAGCTGCAGGATGGGGACACCACCACTTTGGGTTCCAGCTGTGATGACAGCCTGAGTAGAGACTTGGAGCGAGTCTCTATTGGCTCCTTGGGGAAGTGGACTTGGGAAATCCATTCCATTATCCTTGACCTCTCCACAGCCAACTTTATTGACATAGTGGCTatgaagaccctgaaaaat TTATTCATGGACTTCAGTGAAATCGATGTGGATATCTACATAGCTGGTTGTCAAA CTTCAGTGGTGGAACAACTAAAGCTTGGTGGTTTCTTCTCAGAGGTGATAACAAAGAGACACCTTTTTGCCTCTGTCCATGATGCTGTTCTTTACTGCATGAACCATCGTGGAGCAACATTGTCTCCCAGATATGAGCCCTCCATG GAATTGATCAGCGGCACAAAACTTTAA
- the p4htmb gene encoding transmembrane prolyl 4-hydroxylase yields MDNEKPPAVWLSAMMSENQEDSPEAEDDAPSGSATLPLRTPCERLSGPKSSVCSRSYFVVVMVFFHVYIINVIALLLYVNYSQEDSSSSRSRDAPSGDQQRPEPRRPPTRHEFIMKDVSLPRVEGIRVGHVQKVTLVPGKVHEMRTLSLKPLLFEIPGFLSEDECRVVMQLAQLKGLMESQLMVQEGQEELTKELNLSPEEIFNLLDINQDGQLQLHEVLTHSRVRDGIWLTPENLREIYAGLNADKDGDGLLSLEEFRLLSSDAFQRFLLQRGVKRSQLVRNSRHTWLYQGKGAHQVLQDLKERVTRLTRLPPSLVDLSEPLQVVRYDEGGHYHAHHDSGPVYPETACTHTRLAANTSTPFETSCRYITVLFYLNSVDGGGETAFPVADNRTYAEVSLIQNDVDLLDTRRNCDKSNLRVKPIKGTAVFWYNYLSDGRGWVGEQDEYALHGGCMVTRGTKWVANKWINIDPDYQRQARYQQLVSQQPKDEEDEEITLNTDSHSHSIHQDL; encoded by the exons ATGGACAATGAAAAGCCACCAGCAGTTTGGCTTTCAGCCATGATGTCGGAGAACCAGGAGGACAGCCCAGAAGCCGAGGACGACGCTCCGTCCGGAAGCGCGACCTTGCCGCTCCGGACGCCCTGCGAGCGTCTTTCCGGCCCAAAGAGCAGCGTGTGCTCCCGCTCCTACTTCGTGGTGGTGATGGTGTTTTTCCACGTCTACATTATTAATGTGATAGCGCTGCTGCTTTACGTGAATTACAGCCAGGAAGACTCCAGCTCCAGCCGGAGCCGCGATGCTCCGAGCGGCGACCAACAGCGACCCGAGCCGCGACGACCTCCGACCAGACACGAGTTTATTATGAAGGATGTTTCCCTTCCCCGAGTGGAAGGAATACGA GTGGGACATGTCCAGAAGGTGACGCTGGTCCCAGGCAAAGTGCATGAGATGCGGACTCTGAGTCTGAAACCTCTGCTGTTTG AGATCCCTGGGTTTTTGTCCGAGGACGAGTGCCGGGTGGTGATGCAGCTGGCTCAGCTCAAAGGTTTGATGGAGAGCCAACTCATGGTCCAGGAGGGTCAGGAGGAACTGACCAAGGAGCTGAACCTCAGCCCAGAGGAGATCTTCAACCTGCTTGATATCAACCAGGATGGCCAGCTGCAGCTCCATGAG GTACTCACTCACTCTCGAGTGAGGGACGGAATCTGGCTCACACCAGAGAATCTGAGGGAAATATATGCAGGGCTCAATGCTGATAAGGATGGAGATG GTTTGCTGAGTTTAGAGGAGTTCAGACTTCTGAGCAGTGATGCGTTCCAGCGTTTCCTGCTCCAGCGAGGGGTGAAAAGGAGTCAGCTGGTGAGGAACAGCAGACACACCTGGCTCTACCAGGGTAAAGGAGCACATCAGGTCCTTCAAGACCTCAAAGAAAg GGTTACTCGCCTCACTCGGCTTCCACCCTCTCTAGTGGACCTCAGTGAGCCTCTGCAGGTGGTGCGCTATGACGAAGGAGGACACTACCACGCCCATCACGACAGTGGCCCCGTCTACCCTGAAACggcgtgcacacacacgcgTCTTGCAGCCAATACCTCCACCCCATTTGAGACCTCTTGCAG GTACATCACAGTTCTCTTCTACCTGAACTCTGTTGATGGGGGCGGGGAGACCGCATTCCCTGTGGCAGACAACAGGACCTATGCCGAAGTG TCTCTCATACAGAACGACGTGGACCTCTTGGATACAAGAAGGAACTGTGATAAGAGTAACCTGAGAGTGAAGCCCATCAAAGGCACAGCAGTTTTTTGGTACAACTATCTCTCAGATGGAAGAG gctggGTTGGCGAACAGGATGAATATGCTTTGCATGGAGGTTGTATGGTCACACGTGGCACCAAGTGGGTGGCCAATAAGTGGATCAACATTGATCCGGATTACCAGCGACAGGCTCGCTATCAGCAGTTGGTGTCACAGCAGCCAAAGGATGAGGAAGATGAGGAAATAACACTGAACACAGATTCACACAGTCACAGCATCCATCAAGACCTGTAA